Genomic window (Drosophila sulfurigaster albostrigata strain 15112-1811.04 chromosome 2R, ASM2355843v2, whole genome shotgun sequence):
GCTGGCTCCCGAGCCGCATTCCTATGAAACTGCTTATGTGACATCGCATAAGCAGGCTTGCCGAGCTGGTGCGTTTAGCTTTGACGGCTCCCTAGTGGCCACGGGCAGTGTGGATGCTAGTATAAAAATCCTTGACGTGGAGCGCATGTTGGCCAAATCAGCACCCGAAGACATTGAACCAGGACGTGAACAACAGGGACATCCAGTCATACGCACATTGTACGATCACACGGATGAAGTGTCGTACCTCGAATTTCATCCCAAGGAGCACATCCTGGCGTCGGCATCGCGTGACGGCACCGTCAAGCTCTTCGACATTGCCAAGCCATCGGTAAAGAAGGCGCACAAAGTGCTAACCGACTGTGAGCCCGTGTTGTGTGTCTCGTTCCATCCGACCGGCGATTATATTGCCATTGGCACTGAACACAATGTGCTGCGCATCTATGATGTGCACACCACACAATGCTTTGTCAGCGCCATTCCGTCGCAGCAGCACAAAGCGGGCGTCACTTGTGTTAAGTACTCGCCCACAGCAAAGCTCTATGCCACGGGCAGCTTCGACGGTGACATTAAGATCTGGGACGGCATCAGCGGCCGTTGCATTAACACAATTGCCGAAGCGCACAGTGGGGCAGCTATTTGTTCGCTGCAGTTCACACGGAATGGAAAGGTAATTAATAAAGCCATGTccacatatatttaaatacgtATCTACTAATAATTTCATCTTGCAGTATTTACTCTCTTCTGGCATGGACTCGATTGTCTATCTGTGGGAGCTCTGCACCAGTCGACCAATTCAGACTTATACGGGCGCTGGCACAACCGGAAAGCAAGAGCATCAGGCAGAAGCAGTTTTCAATCATACCGAAGACTATGTGCTCTTCCCCGACGAAGCCACCACGTCGTTGTGCTCTTGGAATTCTCGCAATGGCTGTCGCTTGACTCTCAACTCGCTGGGACACAATGGCCCGGTGCGCTACATTACGCATTCGCCTAATGCGCCGGCGTTTTTTAACTTGTTCGGACGATTTTCGTGCACGCTTTTGGTATCGTCGTGCTAATAATCAATAAGCGTCTCCTTAGAACTAAGCtaagcataataataaaataaaacaaatattaacaaGCTGTCGTTTAAGTTCTTTTGATTATGTTGTGTAGATTTCTCAAGCGCATTCTAGGAATTGACTAAAAACGATGCCTACTTCAAGGCGCGGAAATTGTTATAAATCTTTTGACTAAAGTAAAATgtaattgcataaattatttcatttatttatttaatattaattgagtCAGAGTTTCAAGTCGtataaaatctatttattGAGCGCATTGTTAGTTTAAGTCGTAATAATTGCTTTAAGTAAATGTTGAAATCTGAATATGTTACATAATACAAATGCTGAGTACTTTTGAGCGTACAATTTGTGCGTTTTGTGCACGCCACTCTTTTCTAATATAGTAGATAGAGGACACTAGGCTTTTGTTTTCGTCTATACTTAATGTGCATACATGTAGTTATCATGCTTTGTTTAACTTAAGACAAAATATCAGTTAATATTCACTGGAAGTCCCTTGCGCATTGTATTGTGCAGCGATTGCGATTGAAGCACGCTTTAATGCCATAATatctaaaattataaatagttatGTGTATTGCTAAGAGTCTGCTAGAGCATAATTAAGTAGTCGATAATTAAGTTTACAACATTCTTTCGTAGACTGTCATGATATAACCCATAATTTGGGTGGTTCATGTGACGCCTCGAAGTTATTTTTGATAATTGCACAAATAGCCAATGGATTGGATTTCTTGTTTGTTTCcaatttgaaaaacaacaacataccAATTAATCTACGGACTTTGAGTATTGATCGTAATactatttacaatttatgtaaaataaagtaatcaaaaaaaaaacaaagtgtaTAAAACGAAAGTTTTAACAAAATCACataagaaatcaaaaaaagtaaaacaaaaaagaggcTAAAGAAGACGAGTCAAAAAAGGACGGTGCCAACTCGTTTTGCttaaatgcaacaaacaatttgcatttacttagataataaaattacaattaaattaaatttaggcAGTGGGATCTTAGAATTTTGCTATTACTAGTTGTATCAGTTGCACTTAAGTTTAGTTAATGAAATGTTGGCTTAAACTAAAGTTTGTAGTATATAACTTAAGGCTTTATGGACGGAACCTTGTGTACAAGTAAATTGCTTACGAATCGTaatcaaatatgaaattagcTAGATATTAACTAattgttgatgatgattgtTGAGTGTTTTTCAGTTGACGAATTATTGCTTATCCTTAAGTATTTTACAGTATTTGTGTGTAGTTAAGGCACTCTCGTTGTCTTGTGCATTTGCCAGGTGAAAAGTCTTTACGTTGCGGTTTGTGCGGCATTCGCCAGCGGCCGATTGCTGCCCTCGGGCAAGGCACACATTGCTGGCGGCGATggtgatggcgatggcgagaTTTGCAGCTCATTCTTGATGATCACATCGTTCTGCAGACTCAGCATAGCTGCCGCGGCAGCTGAGCCCAGCTCCTGCTCATTGTCAGCCTCGTGATCTTGCTGCTCCTGCTTCACGtcgggcaacagcaacgtgcTGTCCTGACAATCGTAGTTAGacgccagttgttgttgctgctgctgctcttgttgctgttgctgcagctgcaattgttgctccTCCAGCTGTCGCTGATattgctcctgttgctgttgctgctgttgttgttgttgctggtagAGCGTTGTGTGCATGTCGCCGGCAGCGGCGGCCGAGATCAAATATTTCAGTGAACTAAATGCGCCCATATCCTTGGGTGGCGTGCAATTCTCGTGTGTCATCTTCAAATGGTTTTTCATCTTGTCGGGCCGCGAAAATTCCTTCGAGCACACCGGGCAGGGGAAGACCTTGCGATGCTTGCCCTCGTGATAGAGAAATGCGTGACGCTGAAAGCTGTACTTGTTCTTGAAGGTCTTCTGCATGTTCTCCTTGGCGCATTCGGTGCAACGATAGACGCCCTCCACAACGCTGGCATAACGAAACAGATCCAAGCCACGCACCGACATCTCAGTCAAGTGCTCAGCCTGATCATCGAGCGTTGACTGCGCCTTGCGTCGCACTCGACGTCGCTGTATGGGACGCTTGGGTGTTGAggttgttgctggcgttgcTGCGTTTACCTCCCCCTCGGTGGGCGTGTTGGGCTCCTCGAAGCCATCGGATGCCTGGTAGCCAGGCAGTCCAGCATTCTCGTCGGCCAGCTGCAGTAACTCGTGATCCGGCTCATCGCATTTGTCCTGCTCCAACAGCTCCATGTCCTCGTCCACAAATTGCGACTCATTGGCGCCCGTTGGCGATGCAtccggttgttgttgttgctgttgtgcttgGTAAAAGTCGCTGGCGTTGTGATTCAACAGCGGCTTCGCATTCGCCGCaatgtgcaacagcagctgctgatgcaagctgccgctgccgctggtgttgttgttgttgccactgtttccgatgttgctgctgttgtgctgcGATTGCCGCTCTGCCGCATTGGCCAGCGATTGCAATGCACTGCAATTGTTCT
Coding sequences:
- the LOC133838132 gene encoding cleavage stimulation factor subunit 1; translation: MRDEILDPHNLVKNREILYRLMISQLMYDGLEKFAMELSMLVKADQCAPSERLLHVMISGMQTMSEKDKSNTDDVLPGIDLEFEPEASALAPEPHSYETAYVTSHKQACRAGAFSFDGSLVATGSVDASIKILDVERMLAKSAPEDIEPGREQQGHPVIRTLYDHTDEVSYLEFHPKEHILASASRDGTVKLFDIAKPSVKKAHKVLTDCEPVLCVSFHPTGDYIAIGTEHNVLRIYDVHTTQCFVSAIPSQQHKAGVTCVKYSPTAKLYATGSFDGDIKIWDGISGRCINTIAEAHSGAAICSLQFTRNGKYLLSSGMDSIVYLWELCTSRPIQTYTGAGTTGKQEHQAEAVFNHTEDYVLFPDEATTSLCSWNSRNGCRLTLNSLGHNGPVRYITHSPNAPAFFNLFGRFSCTLLVSSC